Proteins encoded in a region of the Polynucleobacter antarcticus genome:
- a CDS encoding CobW family GTP-binding protein, with product MALIPVTILTGFLGSGKTTLLKHILTEQHGKKIAVIENEFGEENIDNDILVQDNQENIVQMSNGCICCTIRGDLVEALNTLWEQRKDKKISFERVVIETTGIANPGPVAQTFFMDDDVADHYVLDAVVTLVDAKHGQHQLTEHEEAQRQVGFADQIFITKTDLVTPAEVEALRNRLMHMNPRAPIQGISKGIVPLDAVLDLKGFNLNAKLEIDPHFLAQEDHDHTDCGHDHSHDHHDHSHDHHGHAGHTDRIQSFVFRSDKPFDHKKLEDFLGGILEVFGEKMLRYKGVLYVKGSKQKVVFQGVHQMMGSDMAGLWGTETKQTRMVFIGIDLPKDTLLAGLEGCLA from the coding sequence ATGGCATTAATTCCGGTAACAATTCTGACAGGCTTTTTGGGTAGCGGCAAAACGACTTTGCTCAAACATATCTTGACTGAGCAACATGGTAAAAAAATTGCCGTGATTGAGAATGAGTTCGGGGAAGAAAATATCGATAACGATATTTTGGTACAAGACAATCAAGAGAACATTGTGCAAATGAGTAATGGTTGTATTTGTTGCACGATTCGTGGTGACCTTGTAGAGGCCCTTAATACCCTTTGGGAGCAGCGCAAAGACAAAAAGATTAGCTTTGAGCGTGTCGTGATTGAAACAACGGGTATTGCAAATCCAGGTCCCGTAGCCCAAACTTTTTTTATGGATGATGACGTTGCAGACCACTATGTATTGGACGCAGTCGTCACTTTAGTAGATGCAAAACATGGGCAACACCAGTTAACCGAGCACGAGGAGGCACAGCGTCAGGTGGGTTTTGCCGATCAAATATTTATTACGAAGACGGATTTAGTTACGCCTGCAGAGGTTGAGGCCTTGCGCAATCGCTTGATGCATATGAATCCACGCGCACCGATTCAGGGCATCTCTAAGGGTATTGTTCCGCTAGATGCTGTTTTGGATCTGAAGGGCTTTAATTTAAATGCCAAGCTAGAAATCGACCCCCATTTTTTAGCCCAAGAGGATCACGACCATACGGATTGCGGCCATGATCATAGTCACGACCATCACGATCATAGTCACGATCACCATGGCCATGCTGGTCATACAGACCGTATCCAATCCTTTGTTTTTCGTAGTGATAAACCCTTTGACCATAAAAAATTAGAAGACTTCCTGGGGGGCATTTTGGAGGTCTTTGGCGAGAAGATGTTGCGCTACAAAGGGGTGCTATATGTGAAGGGCAGTAAGCAAAAAGTGGTGTTTCAGGGGGTTCATCAGATGATGGGGAGCGATATGGCGGGTTTATGGGGTACGGAAACTAAGCAAACCCGCATGGTCTTTATCGGCATCGATTTACCTAAGGACACCCTGCTGGCTGGCCTAGAGGGCTGTTTGGCTTGA
- the dksA gene encoding RNA polymerase-binding protein DksA codes for MPEKDYMNAGQLDFFRQKLLTLKNDILKNAFETTEHLRENILVPDPADRATIEEEHALELRTRDRERKLLKKVEQALARIETADYGWCEETGEPIGLNRLIARPTANLSLEAQERRELRQKLFGD; via the coding sequence ATGCCTGAAAAGGACTACATGAATGCGGGTCAACTTGATTTCTTCCGTCAGAAGTTGCTGACCTTAAAAAATGACATCTTGAAAAATGCTTTTGAAACTACAGAGCATCTTCGTGAAAATATTTTGGTACCTGATCCAGCAGATCGTGCAACGATCGAAGAAGAGCATGCACTGGAATTGCGTACGCGTGATCGTGAGCGCAAATTACTCAAAAAGGTAGAGCAGGCATTGGCCCGGATTGAGACTGCAGACTATGGTTGGTGCGAAGAGACTGGCGAACCGATCGGCTTAAACCGCCTGATTGCCCGTCCAACAGCCAACTTATCTCTTGAGGCTCAAGAGCGTCGTGAACTGCGTCAAAAATTATTTGGCGATTGA
- the metX gene encoding homoserine O-succinyltransferase MetX, which produces MSELHLSRNTIHFAEPLPLQNGAILANYDLVIETYGKLNAAKSNAVLVCHALNASHHVAGPNPDDASDIGWWDNMIGPGKPVDTDHFFVIGVNNLGSCFGSTGPMSINPVSGKPYGADFPVITVEDWVNTQARLADKLGIRCFAAVMGGSLGGMQAMAWSIQFPKRLAHCIVIASTPTLSAQNIAFNEVARNAILSDPDFHGGNYYEHGVVPKSGLKLARMVGHITYLSDDDMAEKFGRELQRPDGESHDYRFSFGVEFEVESYLRHQGDKFSKYFDANTYLLITRALDYFDPSRRYGGSLNRTLAEVQAKFLVVSFSTDWRFPPNRSREIVQSLLSNKSEVSYAEIDAPHGHDAFLLDDPRYHNLIRAYFEQMLEQGVRS; this is translated from the coding sequence ATGAGCGAGCTACACCTCTCTAGAAATACAATCCACTTTGCCGAGCCCTTGCCTTTGCAAAATGGCGCCATATTGGCCAACTATGATTTAGTGATCGAAACTTACGGCAAGCTCAATGCTGCTAAAAGTAATGCAGTATTGGTATGCCATGCCTTAAATGCGTCGCATCATGTAGCTGGCCCTAACCCCGATGATGCGAGTGATATTGGCTGGTGGGACAACATGATTGGCCCCGGTAAACCAGTTGATACAGATCATTTTTTTGTGATTGGGGTCAATAACTTAGGCTCTTGTTTTGGATCAACTGGTCCAATGAGTATTAATCCTGTAAGCGGCAAACCTTACGGCGCCGATTTTCCAGTGATTACCGTCGAGGATTGGGTGAATACCCAAGCCCGTTTGGCCGATAAATTGGGCATTCGTTGTTTTGCTGCGGTGATGGGAGGCAGCTTAGGTGGCATGCAAGCTATGGCTTGGTCTATTCAATTTCCAAAGCGTTTAGCACACTGCATAGTGATTGCTTCCACCCCAACACTAAGTGCTCAGAATATTGCATTTAATGAGGTTGCTCGTAATGCTATTTTGTCTGATCCTGATTTTCATGGCGGTAATTACTATGAGCATGGTGTGGTTCCAAAAAGCGGCCTGAAATTGGCAAGGATGGTGGGACACATTACGTATTTGTCAGACGACGATATGGCAGAAAAATTTGGGCGCGAGCTACAACGCCCTGATGGCGAGTCGCACGACTACCGCTTTAGTTTTGGTGTGGAGTTTGAGGTAGAGAGTTACTTGCGCCATCAAGGCGATAAGTTTTCCAAGTACTTTGATGCCAATACCTATCTGCTGATTACGAGAGCATTAGATTACTTTGACCCCTCCAGGAGGTATGGTGGTAGCTTGAATCGTACTTTGGCTGAGGTGCAGGCGAAGTTTTTGGTGGTAAGTTTTTCTACCGACTGGCGCTTTCCTCCCAATCGTAGTCGTGAAATCGTTCAATCTTTACTCAGCAACAAGAGTGAAGTAAGTTATGCAGAAATCGATGCACCCCATGGTCATGACGCTTTCCTATTGGATGATCCGCGTTATCACAATCTGATTCGAGCCTATTTTGAGCAAATGCTAGAACAAGGAGTTAGATCTTGA
- a CDS encoding tyrosine recombinase XerC: MSKLPAELHPLVAEYLHELHVLRQLSPHTLKAYCADLHELQTFAADDAIELLKVSNAHVRRWAGRLHAKNKSSRTIARALSAWRGWYDWLTEKDTRRAAQAGRVTQNLVANPVDDVKAPKRLKSLPKALSVEQALALVNQAVKEAADTADLETVRDAAIIDLLYSSGLRLSELLGIDVLQSKGRQHESAGWLDWDAAEVTVLGKGGKRRSVPVGVPAMQSLKAWREVRELLEKARDSAALFVSATGARLSPRTVQARLRTLAMRAGLPTHVHPHMMRHSFASHVLQSSQDLRAVQEMLGHASIASTQIYTSLDFQHLAQAYDKAHPRAKAGKA; the protein is encoded by the coding sequence ATGAGCAAACTGCCAGCTGAACTTCATCCGCTCGTGGCTGAGTATTTGCATGAGCTCCACGTATTGCGGCAACTGTCACCGCATACCCTAAAAGCCTATTGCGCTGATCTTCATGAACTACAAACATTCGCAGCAGACGATGCGATTGAGTTGCTCAAGGTAAGTAATGCCCATGTGCGCCGTTGGGCAGGCCGCTTACATGCCAAGAATAAATCTTCACGCACGATTGCCAGAGCACTTTCTGCCTGGCGTGGCTGGTATGACTGGTTGACCGAAAAAGATACGCGCCGCGCTGCTCAGGCGGGACGAGTGACTCAGAACCTGGTTGCAAATCCAGTCGACGATGTTAAAGCTCCTAAGCGGCTGAAGTCTTTACCTAAGGCCCTCTCTGTAGAGCAGGCACTGGCTTTGGTAAATCAAGCAGTTAAAGAGGCTGCTGACACAGCAGATTTAGAAACAGTGCGTGATGCCGCCATCATCGACCTACTCTATTCTTCTGGTTTGCGTTTATCAGAGCTTCTGGGTATCGATGTCCTGCAAAGCAAAGGTCGCCAACATGAATCTGCTGGCTGGCTAGATTGGGATGCAGCAGAAGTTACAGTTTTGGGTAAAGGTGGCAAACGCCGCTCAGTCCCTGTGGGCGTCCCAGCAATGCAATCTTTAAAAGCCTGGCGCGAGGTGCGTGAGTTGCTTGAAAAAGCACGCGATTCAGCTGCCTTATTTGTTTCAGCAACAGGCGCACGTTTATCACCTCGGACGGTACAGGCACGTTTGCGTACTTTAGCTATGCGGGCAGGACTGCCAACCCATGTCCATCCTCACATGATGCGACACAGTTTTGCTAGCCATGTACTGCAATCTTCGCAAGATTTGCGGGCAGTACAAGAAATGCTGGGGCATGCCAGTATTGCCAGCACTCAGATTTATACCTCTTTAGATTTTCAGCACCTGGCACAAGCTTACGATAAAGCCCATCCTCGTGCAAAGGCTGGTAAAGCCTGA
- the slmA gene encoding nucleoid occlusion factor SlmA encodes MRDSLDPTSSPIEASTSEEGKTRKRPRPGERRLQILQVLAEMLQNPKGERVTTAALAAKIQVSEAALYRHFASKAQMFEGLIAFIEQTIFGLINQINQKEESGLAQARGILQMLLFFAEKNPGMTRVLLGDALFQEDDRLQERITQVLDRVEASLKQALRIGQTQGGALANLSQDDISVRAAILMSYVLGRWHRFARSGFKKLPTDASDASLRILLSE; translated from the coding sequence ATGCGTGATTCTTTAGATCCTACTTCATCGCCGATTGAAGCTTCGACTTCCGAAGAGGGTAAGACTCGTAAGCGTCCTCGCCCAGGAGAGCGCCGCTTACAAATTTTGCAAGTCTTGGCTGAGATGTTGCAAAACCCTAAGGGTGAGCGTGTAACGACTGCTGCTTTGGCAGCAAAAATTCAAGTTTCGGAAGCAGCGCTCTATCGCCATTTCGCCAGTAAGGCACAGATGTTTGAGGGACTCATTGCTTTTATCGAGCAAACAATTTTTGGTTTAATTAATCAGATCAACCAAAAAGAAGAGTCAGGCCTTGCACAAGCCAGAGGGATTTTGCAAATGTTGCTATTTTTTGCCGAAAAAAATCCTGGCATGACCCGAGTGCTCCTAGGCGATGCTTTATTCCAAGAAGATGATCGTTTGCAAGAGCGGATTACCCAAGTGCTGGATCGTGTCGAGGCATCCTTAAAGCAGGCACTACGGATTGGTCAAACGCAAGGTGGCGCTTTAGCAAACCTTAGTCAAGATGATATTAGTGTTCGGGCAGCAATTCTTATGAGTTACGTTTTAGGGCGTTGGCATCGATTTGCTCGTAGCGGCTTTAAAAAACTGCCAACGGATGCATCTGATGCAAGCCTACGCATTCTTCTATCCGAATGA
- the argB gene encoding acetylglutamate kinase, which yields MTSQAPSISDIPPLLKAEILAEALPYIRAYHGKTIVIKYGGNAMVEDRLKESFARDVILLKLVGMNPVVVHGGGPQIDEALKKIGKTGTFIQGMRVTDEETMEVVEWVLGGEVQQDIVMLINHFGGQAVGLTGKDGGLIRAKKMFVADEKQAGKTIDLGFVGEIQAINPAVVKALQDDAFIPVISPIGFSEEGQAYNINADLVAGKMAEILHAEKLVMMTNIPGVMDKNGKLLTDLTAREIEGLFADGTISGGMLPKISSALDAAKSGVNSVHIIDGRIEHSLLLEILTEQAFGTMIRSR from the coding sequence ATGACTAGTCAAGCACCCTCCATTAGTGATATCCCTCCTTTATTAAAGGCGGAGATACTCGCCGAGGCTTTGCCTTACATTCGGGCTTATCACGGCAAAACGATTGTGATTAAGTACGGCGGAAACGCTATGGTGGAAGATCGCCTCAAAGAAAGTTTTGCGCGTGATGTGATTTTGCTCAAATTAGTGGGTATGAATCCCGTGGTAGTACATGGCGGTGGACCTCAAATTGACGAAGCGCTGAAAAAAATTGGTAAGACCGGCACCTTTATTCAAGGTATGCGTGTTACGGATGAAGAAACCATGGAAGTCGTGGAATGGGTTCTCGGTGGCGAAGTGCAGCAAGATATTGTGATGCTGATTAATCACTTTGGCGGCCAGGCAGTCGGCTTGACGGGCAAAGATGGCGGCTTAATTCGGGCTAAGAAAATGTTTGTAGCTGATGAAAAGCAGGCTGGTAAAACGATTGATCTTGGCTTTGTGGGTGAGATCCAAGCCATTAATCCTGCAGTAGTGAAAGCCTTGCAAGATGACGCATTTATTCCGGTAATTTCACCGATTGGATTTAGTGAAGAAGGCCAGGCCTACAACATCAATGCGGATTTAGTCGCCGGCAAAATGGCGGAAATTTTGCACGCAGAAAAATTGGTGATGATGACCAATATTCCTGGTGTGATGGATAAAAATGGCAAGCTTCTAACAGACCTCACGGCCCGTGAGATTGAGGGCTTGTTTGCTGATGGGACTATTTCTGGTGGGATGTTGCCAAAGATTTCTTCAGCTTTAGACGCGGCAAAGAGTGGCGTGAATTCAGTTCATATTATTGATGGCAGAATAGAACATTCCTTGTTACTTGAGATTCTGACTGAGCAAGCATTCGGAACCATGATTCGCTCGCGTTAA